One segment of Halococcus salifodinae DSM 8989 DNA contains the following:
- a CDS encoding DUF7260 family protein: MATRFAPTHVRSAIAVVETDHERTITERDAFARFADCVSEFEVSSVDLHPDHAQQAPAQTLVAPETAARAKSPLARVRDAYRDTVMGVPHYDEEYDDSLPESLTGEFSPEVAAAVLTSEQLTPHLRDRLIDATHRARESRR; the protein is encoded by the coding sequence ATGGCGACACGCTTCGCCCCGACCCATGTGCGGTCCGCAATAGCAGTCGTCGAAACTGACCACGAGCGCACTATCACTGAACGCGATGCATTCGCCAGATTCGCCGACTGTGTCTCCGAATTCGAGGTCTCATCGGTCGATCTGCACCCAGACCATGCCCAGCAGGCACCCGCACAAACACTGGTTGCTCCCGAGACAGCAGCACGCGCCAAATCCCCACTCGCGCGTGTTCGTGACGCATACCGTGACACCGTCATGGGCGTGCCTCACTACGATGAGGAGTACGATGACTCACTTCCCGAGAGTCTCACTGGGGAGTTCAGCCCCGAGGTTGCTGCCGCGGTACTCACCAGCGAGCAGCTTACACCCCACCTCCGGGATCGACTCATCGACGCTACTCACCGCGCCCGAGAGAGTCGACG
- a CDS encoding universal stress protein, whose translation MALGTVLLAVGPGDADRIDRLAEETIDITGPSDATVVLGHVFTDDEYVESLNRLGFDTTSGEVSPDDVASRHATIRELIGQLDEAGVKHAVSGAVGGHGDSIVSLAEKAAADLVIVGGRQRSPAGKAVFGSTAQEVMLSAPCPVTFVRADTS comes from the coding sequence ATGGCATTAGGGACTGTCCTCTTAGCGGTCGGGCCAGGTGACGCTGATCGAATCGATCGACTGGCTGAAGAGACGATTGACATCACTGGGCCGTCGGACGCAACCGTCGTGCTTGGCCACGTTTTTACTGACGATGAATATGTCGAATCCCTCAATCGACTTGGGTTCGACACGACGAGTGGAGAAGTGTCACCGGACGATGTAGCGAGCCGACACGCCACGATCCGTGAGCTCATTGGTCAGCTTGACGAGGCCGGCGTCAAACATGCTGTCAGCGGTGCGGTCGGCGGCCACGGCGACAGCATCGTAAGCCTGGCTGAAAAAGCCGCTGCCGACCTTGTTATCGTCGGCGGCCGGCAGCGTTCGCCCGCCGGTAAGGCAGTCTTCGGCTCCACTGCTCAGGAAGTGATGCTTTCCGCACCCTGTCCCGTGACATTCGTGCGCGCCGATACATCCTGA